A window from Dysidea avara chromosome 2, odDysAvar1.4, whole genome shotgun sequence encodes these proteins:
- the LOC136248197 gene encoding zinc finger MYM-type protein 1-like codes for MQNATYTSPKIQNDLIDVMAKQILDSIIDEVNASPYYSILADEVTSHNIEHLSVCVRFLDQQNNTREEFLAFLPLERITGEAILQDILKFLQDNDIPASNMRGQGYDGASNMSSDAVGVQGQIKREAPLATYVHCNGHCLNLVISKSCSLPQVRNVLDRMQSCCRFFLNSPKRSGLLEVIVKHNVVDETHRKPLLDLCKTRWAERQSAYQHFYQAFVFITEALEMIGFKRHLEKYGNTYADWDTASRSDAQQLLASITNFEFIIVFLTVYQYLSHLAGITVKLQKQALDILEAHQQIAEIFKSLQT; via the coding sequence ATGCAGAATGCCACTTATACTTCACCAAAAATTCAAAATGATTTAATTGATGTAATGGCAAAGCAAATTTTAGATAGTATAATAGATGAAGTAAATGCTTCACCATATTATTCCATCCTGGCTGATGAGGTTACTTCTCACAATATAGAGCACCTGTCTGTTTGTGTTAGGTTTTTAGATCAGCAAAATAACACCAGAGAAGAATTTTTAGCCTTTTTGCCTTTGGAGAGAATCACAGGTGAAGCTATTTTGCAAGATATATTGAAATTTTTGCAAGATAATGACATCCCAGCATCAAATATGAGAGGCCAAGGGTATGATGGTGCTAGTAACATGTCTTCAGATGCAGTGGGTGTCCAGGGACAGATTAAAAGGGAAGCACCTTTAGCCACATATGTCCACTGCAATGGTCACTGCCTTAACCTAGTCATCAGTAAAAGCTGTAGCTTGCCTCAAGTAAGGAATGTTTTGGATCGAATGCAAAGTTGCTGTCGTTTTTTCTTGAATAGTCCTAAACGATCTGGATTGCTTGAGGTTATTGTTAAACATAATGTAGTCGATGAGACACATCGAAAGCCTTTGTTAGATCTGTGTAAAACTAGGTGGGCTGAGAGGCAAAGTGCCTATCAGCATTTTTACCAAGCTTTTGTATTCATTACAGAGGCTCTGGAAATGATTGGGTTTAAGCGACATTTAGAAAAGTACGGCAACACTTATGCAGATTGGGATACTGCATCCCGTAGTGATGCTCAACAATTATTAGCCAGCATTACCAATTTTGAATTTATAATAGTGTTTCTTACTGTCTATCAGTACCTATCACATTTGGCTGGCATTACAGTCAAATTGCAGAAACAAGCACTGGATATTCTAGAAGCACACCAGCAGATAGCTGAAATTTTCAAGAGTCTACAAACTTGA